The following proteins are co-located in the Pseudomonas antarctica genome:
- a CDS encoding circularly permuted type 2 ATP-grasp protein, which produces MPDLLDRYPLTAGTYHELLDDSGAVRAHWQRLLDHLQRSTPAQLAQRQALLTRQIQENGVTYNVYADPKGADRPWELDLLPHVLAADEWQHLSAGIAQRARLLNAVLADLYGPQRLIKEGLLPAELVFGHNNFLWPCQGIQPPDGAFLHLYAVDLARTPDGRWWVTADRTQAPSGAGYALENRTIVSRAFPDLYRDLQVQHLTGFFRTLQETLARQAPSDDQSPLIVLLTPGRFNESYFEHLYLARQLGYPLVEGGDLTVRDSTVFLKTLSGLRRVHAIMRRLDDDFCDPLELRTDSALGVPGLLDAVRQGNVLVANALGSGVLESPGLLGFLPKINQFLFGEELILPSIATWWCGEAPVLAEALEKLPDLLIKPAFPSQSFSPVFGRDLNEEQRQALAERMRARPYAYVAQELAQLSQAPVWHTVDDHLQHRAIGMRVYAVASDDGYRVLPGGLTRVAAEADAEVVSMQRGGASKDTWVLSERVAGGEHWRAQRAIGAHDLVRRDPYLPSRVVENLFWFGRYCERCDDSARWLRIVLARYVDGDDPLALQAAVELGESLRLLPEEGELPERLLAALLGDDWPSSLRANLQRLQWAASQVRGKLSRENWQALVELQREALELESETPDFGELLDFLNRLVMSLAALSGFALDDMTRDEGWRFLMMGRRIERLQFLSSSLAAFLRGVAVFDQAGLEWLLELGNSSITYRSRYLAVPQLIPVLDLLLLDEQNPHAVLFQLKLVSRTLRRLNDDFAVPRETGLAPLVERLACFDLGCLENPLFGESSVRAALDGLADLLQAVADESGQVSDRLALRHFAHVDDVSQQTVSV; this is translated from the coding sequence ATGCCCGACTTGCTCGACCGTTACCCGCTGACCGCGGGCACTTATCACGAACTGCTGGACGACAGTGGCGCGGTGCGTGCCCATTGGCAGCGCTTGCTCGATCACCTGCAACGCAGCACGCCTGCGCAACTGGCCCAGCGCCAGGCACTGCTGACCCGGCAGATCCAGGAAAACGGCGTGACCTATAACGTCTACGCCGACCCCAAGGGCGCGGATCGCCCGTGGGAGCTGGATTTACTGCCCCATGTGCTGGCCGCCGATGAGTGGCAGCACCTGTCGGCCGGTATCGCCCAGCGGGCGCGCCTGCTCAATGCCGTGCTGGCCGATCTGTATGGCCCGCAGCGATTGATCAAAGAGGGCCTGCTGCCGGCTGAGCTGGTGTTTGGGCATAACAATTTCCTGTGGCCCTGCCAGGGCATTCAGCCGCCGGACGGCGCTTTTTTGCACCTGTATGCCGTGGACTTGGCGCGCACGCCGGATGGCCGCTGGTGGGTCACCGCCGACCGCACCCAGGCACCGTCGGGTGCCGGTTATGCGTTGGAAAACCGTACCATCGTGTCCCGTGCGTTTCCGGACTTGTACCGCGATCTGCAGGTGCAGCACCTCACCGGTTTCTTCCGCACGCTCCAGGAAACCCTGGCCCGCCAGGCCCCCAGCGACGACCAGTCGCCGCTGATCGTGCTGCTGACCCCGGGGCGATTCAACGAAAGCTATTTCGAACACCTCTACCTCGCGCGCCAACTCGGCTACCCGTTGGTGGAGGGCGGCGACCTCACCGTGCGCGACAGCACCGTGTTCCTGAAAACCCTCAGCGGCCTGCGCCGGGTGCACGCGATCATGCGCCGCCTGGACGACGACTTTTGCGACCCGCTGGAGCTGCGCACCGACTCGGCCCTCGGCGTGCCCGGCCTGCTCGATGCCGTGCGCCAGGGCAATGTGCTGGTGGCCAATGCCCTCGGCAGTGGCGTACTGGAGTCGCCCGGGTTGCTCGGCTTTTTGCCGAAGATCAACCAGTTCCTGTTCGGCGAAGAATTGATCCTGCCGTCGATCGCCACTTGGTGGTGCGGTGAAGCGCCGGTGTTGGCCGAGGCTTTGGAGAAGCTGCCGGATTTGCTGATCAAACCCGCGTTTCCGTCGCAAAGCTTCAGCCCGGTATTTGGCCGCGATTTGAATGAGGAACAACGCCAGGCCCTGGCCGAACGCATGCGCGCAAGGCCTTACGCCTACGTCGCGCAGGAGCTGGCGCAACTGTCCCAGGCACCGGTGTGGCACACCGTCGACGACCATTTGCAACACCGTGCCATCGGCATGCGCGTGTACGCCGTGGCCAGTGATGACGGCTACCGTGTACTGCCCGGCGGCCTGACCCGCGTGGCGGCCGAGGCGGATGCCGAAGTGGTGTCGATGCAACGCGGTGGCGCGAGCAAAGACACCTGGGTGCTAAGCGAACGCGTTGCCGGTGGCGAGCATTGGCGTGCACAACGGGCGATTGGTGCCCATGACCTGGTGCGCCGCGACCCTTATCTGCCCTCTCGCGTGGTGGAAAACCTGTTCTGGTTTGGCCGCTATTGCGAGCGCTGTGACGACAGCGCGCGTTGGCTGCGTATCGTGCTCGCGCGTTATGTCGACGGCGACGATCCGCTGGCCTTGCAGGCGGCGGTCGAGCTGGGCGAGAGCTTGCGCTTGTTGCCGGAGGAGGGCGAGTTGCCTGAGCGCCTGCTCGCTGCCTTGCTGGGTGATGACTGGCCGTCGAGCCTGCGCGCCAACCTGCAGCGCCTGCAGTGGGCGGCGTCCCAGGTGCGCGGCAAGCTGTCCCGGGAAAACTGGCAGGCCCTGGTCGAACTGCAACGCGAAGCCCTGGAGCTGGAAAGCGAAACCCCGGATTTTGGCGAGTTGCTGGATTTCCTCAACCGCCTGGTGATGTCCCTGGCGGCGCTGTCCGGCTTTGCCCTCGACGACATGACCCGCGACGAAGGCTGGCGCTTTTTGATGATGGGCCGGCGCATTGAGCGCCTGCAATTTCTGAGCAGCAGCCTTGCGGCGTTCCTGCGTGGCGTGGCGGTGTTCGATCAGGCGGGGCTTGAGTGGCTGCTGGAGTTGGGCAATAGCAGCATCACCTATCGTTCGCGCTACCTGGCGGTGCCGCAGCTGATTCCGGTGCTCGACCTGCTGCTGCTGGACGAGCAGAACCCGCACGCGGTGCTGTTCCAGCTGAAACTGGTCAGCCGTACCTTGCGTCGCCTCAACGATGACTTTGCTGTGCCTCGTGAAACCGGGCTGGCGCCGTTGGTGGAGCGCCTGGCGTGTTTCGACCTGGGTTGCCTGGAGAACCCGTTGTTTGGTGAGTCCAGCGTGCGTGCCGCGCTGGATGGCCTGGCTGACTTGCTGCAAGCAGTCGCCGATGAGAGCGGGCAAGTGTCGGATCGCCTGGCCTTGCGCCATTTTGCCCATGTGGATGATGTCAGCCAGCAAACGGTGTCGGTGTGA
- the pncB gene encoding nicotinate phosphoribosyltransferase has protein sequence MSESVFADRIVQNLLDTDFYKLTMMQAVLHNYPNVDVEWEFRCRNSEDLRPYLAEIRYQIERLAELSLSPDQLGFLERISFMKPDFLRFLGLFRFNLRYVQTGIENGELFIRLRGPWLHVILFEVPMLAIVSEVRNRYRYQTVILEQAREQLYRKFDWLTANASSDELSELQVADFGTRRRFSYRVQEEVVSVLKHDFPGRFVGTSNVHLAREFDMKPLGTMAHEWIMAHQQLGPRLIDSQIAALDCWVREYRGLLGIALTDCITTDAFLSDFDLYFAKLFDGLRHDSGDPVQWAEKAIAHYHKLGIEPMSKTLVFSDSLSLPKALEIFRALRGRINVSFGIGTNLTCDIPGVEPMSIVLKMTACNGQPVAKISDEAGKTHCTDPNFVAYLRHVFKVPALSSKE, from the coding sequence ATGAGCGAGAGTGTGTTTGCCGATCGCATCGTGCAGAACCTGCTCGACACCGACTTCTACAAGCTGACCATGATGCAGGCGGTGCTGCACAACTACCCGAATGTGGACGTTGAATGGGAGTTTCGTTGCCGCAACAGTGAAGACCTGCGCCCGTACCTGGCGGAAATCCGCTACCAGATCGAGCGCCTGGCCGAGCTGAGCCTGAGCCCAGACCAGTTGGGTTTCCTGGAGCGCATCAGCTTCATGAAGCCGGACTTCCTGCGCTTCCTCGGGCTGTTCCGCTTCAACCTTCGTTATGTGCAAACCGGCATCGAGAATGGCGAACTGTTTATCCGCCTGCGCGGGCCGTGGCTGCATGTGATCCTGTTTGAAGTGCCGATGCTGGCCATCGTCAGCGAAGTGCGTAACCGCTACCGCTACCAGACCGTGATCCTTGAACAGGCCCGCGAGCAGCTGTACCGCAAGTTCGATTGGCTGACGGCGAACGCCAGCAGCGACGAGCTATCGGAGCTGCAAGTGGCCGACTTCGGCACGCGCCGGCGCTTCTCGTACCGGGTGCAGGAAGAAGTGGTGAGCGTGCTCAAGCATGACTTCCCCGGGCGATTTGTCGGCACCAGCAACGTGCACCTGGCCCGTGAGTTCGATATGAAGCCGCTCGGCACCATGGCCCACGAGTGGATCATGGCCCACCAGCAACTCGGCCCGCGCCTGATCGACAGCCAGATCGCCGCACTCGACTGCTGGGTCCGCGAATACCGTGGCCTGCTGGGGATCGCCCTGACCGACTGCATCACCACCGACGCCTTCCTCAGCGACTTCGACTTGTACTTCGCCAAGCTGTTCGATGGCCTGCGCCATGACTCCGGTGACCCGGTGCAATGGGCCGAAAAAGCCATCGCCCACTACCACAAGCTCGGTATCGAGCCGATGAGCAAGACCTTGGTGTTCTCCGACAGCCTGTCGCTGCCCAAGGCGCTGGAGATATTCCGCGCGTTGCGGGGTCGCATTAATGTGAGCTTTGGTATCGGCACCAACCTGACCTGCGACATTCCAGGTGTTGAGCCAATGAGCATCGTGCTTAAAATGACCGCCTGCAATGGTCAGCCCGTCGCGAAAATCTCTGATGAAGCGGGCAAGACCCACTGCACCGACCCGAATTTCGTCGCCTATTTGCGTCACGTTTTTAAAGTACCTGCCCTTTCCAGCAAGGAGTGA
- a CDS encoding DUF2126 domain-containing protein, with the protein MSIHVALHHVTHYRYDRAVELGPQIVRLRPAAHSRTRILSYALKVLPEQHFINWQQDPQGNYLARLVFPEKTDELRIEVDLVAEMAVFNPFDFFLEPYAEKIPFSYAADEQRELAPYLETLPLTPKFAAYLAGIDRTPLPAVDFLVGLNQRLAADIGYLIRMEPGVQTPEFTLENASGSCRDSAWLLVQLLRNLGLAARFVSGYLIQLTADVKALDGPSGTEVDFTDLHAWCEVYLPGAGWIGLDATSGLFAGEGHIPLACSPDPSSAAPISGLVEPCECEFTHEMSVERIWEAPRVTKPYTEEQWLAIQALGRQIDGDLLKDDVRLTMGGEPTFVSIDDPDGAEWNTAALGPDKRRLSAELFQRMRKHYAPKGLVHFGQGKWYPGEQLPRWSLNCYWRRDGVPIWHNTALIADEQEDYAADGLMAGRFLASVAERLKLPAYFVFPAFEDNFYYLWREGALPQNVTAQDPRLSDDLERERLRKVFSQGLDKVIGQVLPLARTAANDRWQSGRWYLRDNHCRLVPGDSALGYRLPLASQPWVTAAEYPFVHPTDPNQDQPELPTTAQLQSHGEPAPADERVPEVDESADWLTRTALCAEAREGRLYLFMPPLERVEDYLELVAVIEATAEELHCPVLLEGYEPPFDTRLSNFRVTPDPGVIEVNVQPSATWDELVERTEFLYEEARQTRLTTEKFMIDGRHTGTGGGNHFVLGGATPKDSPFLRRPDLLRSLISYWHNHPSLSYLFSGLFIGPTSQAPRVDEARNDALYELEIAFAQMPAPGEECPPWLVDRLLRNLLIDVTGNTHRAEFCIDKLYSPDGATGRLGLLELRAFEMPPHARMSLTQQLLLRALVARFWREPYAPPKLARWGTELHDRFLLPHFIEQDFADVIVELNAAGYPLRAEWFAAHLEFRFPKVGDYAVSGIELELRQALEPWHVLGEEGAVGGTVRYVDSSLERLQVKLSGLAPQRYLLTCNGIPVPLQPTGRVGEFVAGVRYRAWQPANCLQPTIPVHAPLVFDVLDTWMQRSLGGCQYHVAHPGGRNYDSLPVNANEAESRRMARFFRLGHTPGKLPVPSLMVNDELPMTLDLRRFPNKND; encoded by the coding sequence GTGTCGATTCATGTCGCGTTGCACCACGTTACGCATTACCGCTATGACCGCGCTGTCGAACTCGGCCCACAGATCGTGCGTTTACGCCCGGCGGCCCACAGTCGCACGCGGATTTTGTCCTACGCACTGAAAGTGCTGCCCGAGCAGCATTTCATCAATTGGCAACAAGACCCCCAGGGTAACTACCTGGCGCGTCTGGTGTTCCCGGAAAAGACGGACGAACTGCGTATCGAAGTCGACTTGGTCGCCGAGATGGCGGTGTTCAACCCGTTCGACTTTTTCCTTGAGCCCTACGCCGAAAAAATCCCCTTCAGCTACGCCGCTGACGAGCAGCGAGAGCTGGCGCCGTACCTGGAAACCCTGCCGCTGACGCCGAAGTTTGCCGCTTACCTGGCGGGCATCGACCGCACGCCCTTGCCGGCCGTGGATTTCCTGGTGGGGCTGAACCAGCGTCTGGCGGCCGATATTGGCTACTTGATCCGCATGGAACCGGGCGTGCAAACCCCGGAATTCACCCTGGAAAATGCCTCCGGCTCCTGCCGCGATTCGGCCTGGCTGCTGGTGCAATTGCTGCGCAACCTGGGGTTGGCGGCGCGCTTTGTGTCGGGCTACTTGATCCAACTGACCGCCGACGTCAAAGCCCTCGACGGCCCGTCCGGCACCGAAGTGGACTTCACCGACCTGCACGCCTGGTGCGAAGTGTATTTGCCCGGCGCCGGCTGGATCGGCCTGGACGCTACCTCAGGGTTATTCGCTGGTGAAGGCCATATCCCGTTGGCCTGTAGTCCTGATCCATCGTCCGCCGCACCGATCAGTGGGCTGGTGGAACCGTGCGAGTGCGAATTTACCCACGAGATGTCGGTGGAGCGCATTTGGGAAGCACCTCGGGTTACCAAGCCCTACACCGAAGAACAATGGCTGGCGATCCAGGCACTGGGCCGGCAGATCGATGGCGACCTGCTCAAGGACGACGTACGCCTGACCATGGGCGGCGAACCGACCTTCGTCTCCATCGACGACCCCGACGGCGCCGAGTGGAACACCGCCGCCCTCGGGCCGGACAAACGTCGGCTGTCCGCCGAGCTGTTCCAACGCATGCGTAAGCACTACGCGCCCAAGGGCCTGGTGCACTTCGGTCAGGGCAAGTGGTACCCCGGCGAGCAGTTGCCGCGCTGGTCGCTCAACTGCTATTGGCGGCGCGACGGCGTGCCGATCTGGCACAACACCGCGCTGATAGCCGATGAGCAAGAAGATTATGCTGCCGACGGGCTCATGGCCGGGCGTTTCCTGGCCAGTGTCGCCGAACGCCTCAAACTGCCGGCGTACTTTGTATTCCCGGCCTTCGAAGACAATTTCTATTACCTGTGGCGCGAAGGTGCACTGCCGCAAAACGTCACCGCCCAAGACCCGCGCTTGAGCGACGACCTGGAGCGCGAGCGCCTGCGCAAAGTATTCAGCCAGGGCCTGGACAAAGTTATCGGCCAAGTGCTGCCGCTGGCGCGCACGGCGGCCAATGACCGCTGGCAGAGTGGGCGCTGGTACCTGCGCGACAATCACTGCCGACTGGTGCCGGGCGACTCAGCGCTGGGCTATCGCCTGCCGCTGGCCTCGCAACCTTGGGTGACGGCGGCGGAGTACCCGTTCGTGCATCCGACTGACCCTAACCAGGATCAGCCGGAGTTGCCGACCACCGCGCAACTGCAAAGCCATGGCGAACCCGCGCCAGCCGATGAACGCGTGCCTGAAGTCGACGAGTCCGCCGACTGGCTGACCCGCACCGCCTTGTGCGCCGAAGCGCGGGAAGGGCGCCTGTACCTGTTTATGCCGCCGCTGGAGCGCGTCGAGGACTATCTGGAATTGGTGGCCGTCATCGAAGCCACCGCCGAGGAGCTGCACTGCCCGGTATTGCTGGAAGGCTACGAGCCGCCGTTCGACACGCGTTTGAGCAACTTCCGGGTCACGCCGGACCCGGGTGTGATTGAGGTCAACGTGCAGCCGTCCGCCACCTGGGACGAGTTGGTGGAGCGCACGGAATTCCTCTACGAAGAGGCACGGCAAACCCGCCTGACCACTGAAAAATTCATGATCGACGGTCGTCACACGGGCACCGGCGGCGGCAACCATTTTGTGCTGGGCGGCGCGACGCCCAAGGACTCACCGTTCTTGCGTCGCCCCGATTTGCTGCGCAGTTTGATCAGCTACTGGCATAACCATCCATCGCTGTCGTACCTGTTTTCCGGGTTGTTTATCGGCCCGACATCCCAGGCGCCACGGGTGGATGAAGCGCGTAACGACGCATTGTACGAGCTGGAAATCGCGTTCGCCCAAATGCCCGCCCCTGGCGAAGAATGCCCGCCATGGTTGGTGGACCGCCTGCTGCGCAACCTGCTGATCGACGTGACGGGCAACACCCACCGCGCCGAGTTCTGCATCGACAAACTCTACTCGCCCGACGGCGCCACGGGGCGCCTGGGCCTGCTGGAACTGCGCGCCTTTGAAATGCCGCCCCATGCGCGCATGAGCCTGACCCAGCAATTGCTGCTGCGGGCCTTGGTCGCACGCTTCTGGCGTGAGCCGTATGCGCCGCCGAAACTGGCGCGCTGGGGTACGGAACTGCACGATCGCTTCTTGCTGCCGCATTTTATCGAGCAGGATTTTGCCGACGTGATAGTCGAGCTGAATGCTGCGGGTTACCCGCTGCGGGCCGAATGGTTTGCCGCGCACCTGGAGTTCCGTTTCCCCAAGGTTGGCGACTATGCCGTCAGCGGCATCGAGCTGGAACTGCGCCAGGCGCTGGAACCCTGGCACGTACTGGGCGAGGAGGGCGCGGTGGGCGGCACGGTGCGCTATGTGGATTCGTCCCTGGAGCGCTTGCAGGTGAAGTTGAGCGGGCTGGCGCCGCAGCGTTATCTGCTGACCTGCAACGGCATACCGGTGCCGCTGCAACCGACCGGGCGTGTCGGTGAGTTCGTGGCCGGCGTGCGTTATCGCGCCTGGCAACCGGCCAACTGCCTGCAACCGACTATCCCGGTGCACGCGCCGTTGGTGTTCGACGTGCTCGACACCTGGATGCAGCGCTCGCTGGGCGGCTGCCAGTACCACGTCGCCCACCCGGGAGGGCGCAATTACGACAGCTTGCCGGTGAATGCCAATGAAGCCGAAAGCCGGCGGATGGCGCGGTTTTTCCGCTTGGGGCATACCCCTGGCAAGCTCCCCGTGCCTTCCTTAATGGTTAATGATGAACTACCGATGACCCTGGATCTGCGGCGGTTCCCCAATAAAAATGACTGA
- the azu gene encoding azurin encodes MFAKLVAVSLLTLASGQLLAAECKVTVDSTDQMSFDKKAIEIDKSCKTFTVELTHSGSLPKNVMGHNWVLSSAADMPGIASDGMAAGIDKNYLKEGDTRIIAHTKIIGAGEKDSVTFDVSKLAAGTDYAFFCSFPGHISMMKGTVTVK; translated from the coding sequence ATGTTTGCCAAACTCGTTGCTGTTTCCCTGCTGACTCTGGCGAGCGGCCAGTTGCTTGCTGCAGAGTGCAAGGTCACCGTCGACTCCACCGACCAAATGTCCTTCGACAAAAAGGCCATTGAAATCGACAAGAGCTGCAAGACGTTCACCGTTGAGCTGACTCACTCCGGCAGCTTGCCGAAGAACGTGATGGGCCATAACTGGGTGCTGAGCTCCGCCGCCGACATGCCTGGCATTGCCAGCGACGGCATGGCTGCCGGTATCGACAAGAACTACCTGAAAGAAGGCGACACCCGCATCATCGCCCACACCAAAATCATTGGTGCCGGTGAGAAAGATTCGGTGACCTTCGATGTGTCGAAGCTGGCTGCCGGTACCGACTACGCGTTCTTCTGCTCGTTCCCGGGCCACATCTCGATGATGAAAGGCACTGTGACCGTCAAGTAA
- the nadE gene encoding ammonia-dependent NAD(+) synthetase yields MQAVQREIAQQLKVQAPFKDQAALEAEVARRVTFIQDCLRNSGLKTLVLGISGGVDSLTAGLLAQRAMQELRASTGDDAYRFIAVRLPYETQFDEIDAQASVDFIEPDERHTVNIGPAVKSLASEVAAFEGKAAVSRDFVLGNTKARMRMVAQYTIAGAASGLVIGTDHAAEAVMGFFTKFGDGACDLAPLSGLVKNQVRAIARHFGAPESLVEKIPTADLEDLSPGKPDEASHGVTYAEIDAFLHGEPVREEAFRIICDTYRKTEHKRVMPFAP; encoded by the coding sequence ATGCAAGCCGTACAGCGTGAGATTGCGCAGCAGCTCAAGGTCCAAGCACCGTTCAAGGACCAGGCCGCCCTGGAGGCTGAAGTTGCCCGCCGCGTAACCTTTATCCAGGACTGCCTGCGCAATTCCGGGCTCAAGACATTGGTGCTGGGCATCAGCGGCGGCGTCGATTCCCTGACTGCCGGCCTTTTGGCTCAACGCGCGATGCAGGAACTGCGCGCCAGCACCGGAGATGACGCCTACCGTTTCATCGCCGTGCGCCTGCCCTACGAAACCCAGTTCGATGAAATCGACGCCCAGGCCTCGGTGGACTTCATCGAGCCGGACGAGCGCCACACTGTGAACATCGGCCCGGCGGTAAAATCCCTGGCCAGTGAAGTGGCGGCGTTTGAAGGCAAGGCCGCGGTGTCCCGCGATTTCGTGCTGGGCAACACCAAGGCGCGCATGCGCATGGTGGCGCAGTACACCATCGCCGGTGCGGCCAGTGGCCTGGTGATCGGCACCGACCACGCGGCGGAAGCGGTGATGGGCTTTTTCACCAAGTTCGGTGATGGCGCCTGCGATCTGGCACCGTTGAGCGGGCTGGTGAAAAACCAGGTACGGGCGATTGCTCGGCACTTTGGTGCGCCGGAATCATTGGTAGAGAAAATCCCGACGGCGGACCTTGAAGATTTGTCGCCAGGTAAGCCGGACGAAGCCTCCCACGGCGTGACTTACGCCGAGATCGACGCCTTCCTGCACGGAGAGCCGGTGCGTGAGGAAGCGTTCCGGATCATTTGCGACACCTACCGCAAGACCGAGCACAAGCGGGTCATGCCATTCGCGCCGTGA
- a CDS encoding transglutaminase family protein codes for MSARYQIFHDTHYHYDSPVSLAQQLAHLWPRPCAWQRCASQQLDISPEPSSRRDELDVFGNPITRLAFERPHDELLVNAGLTVEVLARPVLDFQQSPAWDQTRDSLTYSSRPVSVELVEACRYRFESPYVHLKKTFVEFSESCFPPGEPLLLGVQALMEKIFSEFTFDAEATQVATPLVEVLERRRGVCQDFAHLMLACLRSRGLAARYISGYLLTQPPPGQPRLIGADASHAWVSVYCPVSGWVDFDPTNNVQPALEHITLAWGRDFSDVSPLRGVILGGGSHDPEVRVTVMPLE; via the coding sequence ATGAGTGCGCGCTACCAGATTTTCCACGATACCCACTACCACTACGACAGCCCGGTCTCCCTGGCCCAGCAACTGGCGCATCTGTGGCCACGGCCTTGTGCCTGGCAGCGTTGCGCCTCGCAGCAACTGGATATCAGCCCGGAGCCGTCTTCGCGCCGCGATGAGCTGGACGTGTTTGGTAACCCCATTACCCGGCTGGCCTTTGAGCGGCCCCACGATGAGTTGCTGGTGAATGCCGGGCTGACCGTGGAAGTGCTGGCGCGGCCGGTGTTGGATTTCCAGCAGTCGCCCGCCTGGGACCAGACCCGCGACAGCCTGACCTATAGCAGCCGGCCGGTGTCGGTGGAACTGGTCGAAGCCTGCCGCTATCGCTTCGAATCACCCTACGTGCACCTGAAAAAAACTTTCGTCGAGTTTTCCGAAAGCTGTTTTCCGCCCGGCGAGCCATTGCTGCTGGGTGTACAGGCGCTGATGGAGAAGATCTTCAGCGAGTTCACGTTCGATGCCGAAGCCACCCAGGTCGCCACGCCGCTGGTGGAAGTGCTGGAGCGCCGTCGCGGCGTGTGCCAGGACTTCGCCCATCTGATGCTCGCCTGCCTGCGCTCGCGGGGCCTGGCGGCGCGATACATCAGCGGTTACCTGCTCACTCAGCCACCGCCCGGCCAGCCACGGCTGATCGGCGCCGATGCGTCCCACGCGTGGGTCTCGGTGTATTGCCCGGTGTCGGGCTGGGTAGATTTCGATCCGACCAACAATGTGCAGCCGGCACTGGAGCACATCACCTTGGCCTGGGGCCGTGATTTCTCAGATGTGTCGCCGTTGCGGGGGGTGATTCTGGGGGGAGGGAGCCATGACCCGGAGGTGCGGGTGACGGTGATGCCGCTGGAGTGA
- a CDS encoding LysR family transcriptional regulator, translating into MLNKRHLPSITALQCFEAATRHLSFTRAAEELNLTQSAVSKQVAQLEELLQHLLFRRVRRRLQMTPAGDLYLVEVRKILTQVEMSTHYLRSYGGETEVLRVSTPYTFGARWLVPRLKGWRLRHPQIHLDLCNEQEPDELLQGKADMAFYFGQGSRPGTESLKLFSEELVPVCAPESLPAQAFTDPTQLSDLVLLQNASRPQGWHDWFASQGFHTEHSYHGPRFDTFYMCIRAAQVGCGVALLPRFLVEEELADGKLVIPWQHALPSQDAYYLAYPEHSAEVPKVRDFVKWMMEQV; encoded by the coding sequence GTGCTGAACAAAAGACATTTGCCCTCGATCACCGCCCTGCAGTGTTTCGAAGCCGCCACCCGCCACCTGAGCTTCACCCGCGCCGCCGAGGAACTGAACCTCACGCAAAGCGCGGTGAGCAAACAGGTCGCCCAGTTGGAAGAATTGCTGCAGCACCTGCTGTTTCGCCGGGTGCGCCGCCGCTTGCAGATGACCCCGGCGGGCGATTTGTACCTCGTGGAAGTGCGAAAAATCCTCACACAGGTGGAGATGTCCACCCATTACCTGCGCTCCTACGGCGGCGAGACCGAAGTACTTCGCGTGTCCACGCCCTACACCTTCGGCGCGCGCTGGCTGGTGCCGCGCCTGAAGGGCTGGCGTTTGCGCCACCCGCAAATCCACCTGGACCTGTGCAATGAACAGGAACCGGACGAGTTGCTGCAAGGCAAGGCGGACATGGCGTTCTATTTCGGCCAGGGCTCACGTCCCGGCACGGAAAGCCTGAAACTGTTCAGCGAAGAATTGGTGCCTGTGTGCGCGCCGGAAAGCCTGCCCGCACAGGCATTCACCGACCCCACGCAATTGAGTGACCTGGTGCTGCTGCAAAACGCCTCGCGGCCGCAAGGCTGGCATGACTGGTTCGCCAGCCAGGGCTTTCACACCGAACACAGCTATCACGGGCCGCGTTTCGACACCTTCTATATGTGCATCCGCGCGGCGCAGGTCGGCTGTGGCGTGGCCCTGCTGCCACGTTTCCTGGTGGAAGAAGAACTGGCCGACGGCAAGTTGGTGATTCCTTGGCAGCATGCGTTGCCGAGCCAGGATGCGTATTACCTGGCGTACCCGGAGCATTCGGCGGAAGTGCCCAAGGTGCGCGACTTTGTGAAGTGGATGATGGAGCAGGTTTAG